A part of Vibrio sp. B1FLJ16 genomic DNA contains:
- the apt gene encoding adenine phosphoribosyltransferase, whose translation MTTETISLIKSSIKSIQDYPKPGILFRDVTSLLEDATAYQATIGLLVERYKEMGFTKVVGTEARGFLFGAPLALELGVGFVPVRKPGKLPRPTIAQSYELEYGMDTLEIHTDAIVEGDKVLVVDDLLATGGTIEATTKLIRQLGGEVEHAAFVINLPEIGGDKRLEALGLNVYSICDFEGH comes from the coding sequence ATGACTACAGAAACAATTTCACTGATCAAATCCAGCATCAAAAGCATCCAAGATTACCCAAAACCAGGCATCCTTTTTCGTGATGTAACCAGTCTTCTGGAAGACGCAACGGCATATCAGGCGACCATAGGTCTGCTGGTTGAACGTTACAAAGAGATGGGTTTTACCAAAGTTGTGGGTACAGAAGCACGAGGCTTCCTGTTTGGTGCGCCACTAGCTCTTGAGCTAGGCGTTGGTTTTGTTCCAGTGCGTAAGCCAGGCAAACTGCCACGTCCTACAATCGCTCAATCGTACGAACTAGAGTACGGCATGGATACATTAGAAATCCATACAGATGCTATTGTCGAAGGCGACAAAGTACTTGTTGTTGATGATTTGCTGGCTACTGGCGGTACCATCGAAGCAACGACTAAACTCATTCGCCAGTTAGGTGGTGAAGTAGAGCACGCTGCATTCGTTATCAATCTACCTGAAATCGGCGGTGACAAACGTTTAGAAGCTTTAGGTCTAAACGTCTACAGCATCTGTGATTTTGAAGGACATTAA
- a CDS encoding YbaN family protein, whose translation MEFTIRFKRYFFNIVGGLCIVLGIAGIVLPLLPTTPFILLASACFMRGSPKFHQWLHNHRTFGPILYNWNKNKAVDAKVKQRGTVFIALSFTFSILVAPVIWVKIVLLVMAIVLLSWFMRLPVIELVADSEENH comes from the coding sequence GTGGAGTTCACCATTCGTTTTAAGCGTTACTTTTTCAATATCGTTGGTGGACTCTGCATCGTTCTCGGTATCGCGGGAATTGTTCTTCCTCTTTTGCCAACGACTCCGTTTATCTTACTTGCTAGTGCTTGTTTTATGCGTGGCAGCCCTAAGTTTCATCAATGGTTACACAATCACAGAACCTTCGGTCCAATTCTCTATAACTGGAATAAGAATAAAGCTGTTGATGCGAAGGTAAAGCAGCGTGGCACTGTTTTTATTGCCCTTAGCTTTACGTTTTCGATCCTTGTTGCTCCTGTCATTTGGGTGAAAATTGTACTTTTAGTGATGGCAATCGTTTTACTTAGCTGGTTTATGCGTCTACCTGTGATTGAGCTGGTTGCTGACAGCGAAGAAAATCACTAA
- a CDS encoding response regulator produces MFKTHSQTAMVSEQEAVNHRLIMLVDDDAIFRNVTNAYLESQGFEVIEAENGLEALQQLREHQPDLVLCDLSMPLLNGIEFVEEVSLEYPSLPLIAISGTDDMSDVAKALRFGIKDFLPKPIGNYKHLSQAIDNTLEDCDSHFSEQRDFSSQWFRVDDGGELPDEQELYWHLEYLQQSPNAARDLLHALLPDKDASQGDWRCSYRLLQSTDVMPLVFDYRWLMNGQFAFYLVDSATQDNGGVGTTLLVRALFDDYLRNLKSFSADLKDMVGIIEKGIACSKCAGPVNAVFGVADLASSTVSILPAGIESQWINGDAKQHIEGGHCLGDGSMKNFITRDLPLTTAGQLSVGSLGSSNFSLNITRHV; encoded by the coding sequence ATGTTTAAGACTCACAGTCAAACGGCCATGGTCTCGGAGCAGGAAGCGGTTAATCATAGACTCATAATGTTAGTGGATGATGACGCCATTTTTCGTAACGTCACCAATGCCTATTTAGAAAGTCAGGGTTTTGAAGTCATAGAAGCTGAAAATGGTCTAGAAGCTCTTCAACAACTAAGGGAACACCAACCCGATCTTGTCTTATGTGATTTATCTATGCCTTTATTGAATGGCATAGAGTTCGTCGAAGAAGTTAGTCTTGAATACCCATCATTGCCGTTAATTGCGATATCCGGTACGGATGATATGTCTGACGTAGCAAAGGCGTTGCGTTTTGGTATTAAAGACTTCCTGCCTAAACCGATAGGTAACTATAAACATTTGTCTCAAGCTATAGATAACACACTTGAGGATTGTGACAGTCATTTTTCAGAGCAACGTGACTTTTCCAGTCAGTGGTTCCGAGTGGATGACGGCGGGGAACTACCTGATGAGCAAGAGCTTTACTGGCATTTGGAATACTTACAGCAGTCCCCAAATGCGGCAAGAGATCTTTTACACGCGTTACTTCCGGATAAGGATGCTTCACAAGGAGATTGGCGCTGTTCTTATCGGTTGCTTCAATCGACAGATGTTATGCCATTGGTATTTGACTACCGCTGGTTGATGAATGGACAGTTTGCTTTCTACTTAGTGGATTCCGCAACGCAGGATAATGGTGGTGTAGGGACCACGTTACTTGTCAGGGCGTTGTTTGATGACTATCTGCGGAACTTGAAAAGCTTTAGCGCAGATCTTAAGGATATGGTAGGTATCATCGAAAAAGGGATCGCGTGCTCGAAATGCGCGGGTCCGGTAAATGCCGTCTTTGGTGTTGCGGATTTAGCGTCGTCGACGGTTTCTATCTTGCCTGCGGGCATAGAGAGCCAGTGGATCAATGGAGACGCCAAACAGCACATTGAGGGGGGACATTGCCTTGGTGACGGAAGTATGAAAAATTTTATTACTCGGGATTTACCGCTGACAACAGCCGGACAACTGTCTGTTGGAAGTCTCGGTTCATCAAACTTTAGCCTTAATATCACTCGTCATGTTTGA